Proteins from a single region of Ziziphus jujuba cultivar Dongzao chromosome 1, ASM3175591v1:
- the LOC107421439 gene encoding uncharacterized protein LOC107421439 — protein MVVFLKLGNFFFTIQSRRLEKLSPFSVLNRFCHFAPKPQENVAIFWDLDNKPPDPFPPYAAAIKLKATASSFGFVQHMIAYANRHSFSYVPPVVRERRKERKLLNQLENKGVIKPVEPYLCRVCGRKFYNNEKLVNHFKQLHEREHMKRLNQIESARGSRRVKLVGKYSMKMEKYKNAARDVLTPKVGYGLADELKRAGFWVQTVSDKPQAADVALKKHMVDMMDQRGAQCFVLVSDDSDFVDVLNEAKLRCLKTVVVGNVNDGTLKRIADAGFSWKEIMMKKAKKEAVSVVGKWKDRDVLKRLEWTYDPQIERNVYRSDDEDEDLLTEGSVEGVHDGCMQEDNSSSWWEIDSDSDIIMSQRCK, from the coding sequence ATGGTTGTATTTCTCAAACTTGGCAATTTTTTCTTTACAATCCAATCCAGAAGATTAGAAAAGCTTAGCCCATTTTCTGTATTGAATAGATTTTGTCATTTTGCCCCAAAACCTCAAGAAAATGTTGCAATTTTCTGGGATTTAGATAACAAACCACCAGATCCATTCCCGCCATATGCAGCAGCGATTAAGCTCAAGGCGACTGCTTCTTCTTTTGGGTTTGTTCAGCACATGATAGCCTATGCAAATCGCCATTCGTTTAGCTATGTCCCTCCTGTTGTTAGGGAgagaagaaaagagaggaaattgTTGAACCAGTTAGAGAATAAGGGAGTGATTAAACCTGTTGAACCATATCTTTGTCGGGTTTGTGGGAGGAAGTTCTATAACAATGAGAAGCTTGTGAATCACTTTAAGCAGCTTCATGAGCGGGAGCACATGAAGAGGTTGAATCAAATTGAATCGGCTAGAGGTAGTAGGAGGGTGAAACTGGTGGGTAAATATTCAATGAAGATGGAGAAGTATAAGAATGCTGCAAGGGATGTTTTGACACCAAAGGTGGGGTATGGTCTAGCTGATGAGTTAAAGCGAGCGGGGTTTTGGGTTCAGACTGTGTCTGATAAGCCTCAAGCTGCTGATGTTGCGTTGAAAAAACACATGGTGGATATGATGGATCAAAGGGGAGCTCAGTGTTTTGTGCTTGTTTCGGATGATTCCGATTTTGTTGATGTTCTGAATGAAGCAAAATTAAGGTGTCTCAAGACAGTAGTTGTTGGGAATGTCAATGATGGGACTTTGAAAAGGATAGCAGATGCTGGGTTTTCTTGGAAGGAAATTATGATGAAGAAGGCAAAGAAGGAGGCAGTATCAGTTGTAGGGAAATGGAAAGATCGTGATGTTTTGAAGAGATTGGAATGGACATATGACCCTCAGATTGAAAGAAATGTGTATCGCTCTGATGATGAGGATGAAGATCTACTTACTGAGGGTTCAGTTGAGGGGGTGCATGATGGTTGTATGCAGGAAGATAACAGTAGCTCTTGGTGGGAGATTGACTCTGATAGTGATATCATTATGTCACAACGGTGTAAATGA